Genomic window (Thermoanaerobaculia bacterium):
TTTTTCCAACGAGCCCGCGCTCTACTTCCTTCTCGACCGCCGAATGCCGGTCCCGTTCCTGGGACCCGAGTTCTACGAATCGGAAGGGGCGCAGCGCCGCGTGATCGCGCTCTGCGAACGGGAGCGGCCGCTCGTCGCGATCGCCCGCGCGGGCAACGGACTCGACGCGATCGACGGCGTCGCCAACGAAATCCGGGCGCCGATCGTGGCGGGCTATCTGAAGGAGAAGTATCGACCGTTCGCCGTCGTCGGCGGTCGCGAAGTCCTAATCCGCGCCGATCGCCGCGCTCGATAGACGATTCCGGATCCCGACCGCGGCGGCGGTGAGGATCGCGAGCCCCGCCAGCGCCGCGCCGAACCGAAACGACGACGGTCGGTATTCGAGGCGGATGCGATGCCGGCCGGCCGGCACCCGGAATCCGAGGAAGGCGTGGTTCGCGAAGCGGATGTCGAATCGTGTATTGTTCTCTCGCGCCCGCCATCCCTTCCAGTTCGTCTCCGACGCGACGATCCAGGCGGGAGCGGCCGCATCGACGTCGATCAGGAGATCGGGACCGTCCTCGCGGACACGGAGGTCGGCCCGGCCGTTCTCGATCTCGCGGGTCGGTTCGCCGGGGTCCTCGATCCAGGCGAGGTCGGAAAAATCGGCGCAACGCTCCATTTCGTCGATCGAAGCGGCGGCGCCTCCCGTGAATCGGATCCTGCGGGGGGCGAAGGCGCGGGGAAGGGCCGAGGCGTTCTCGTCGATCGAAAGCGAAGCGCCGCGTGCGAAAAGCGACCAGCCCGGCGGCGCCGGCGCGCCAGGATCCGCGGCGAGGAACCGCGCGTTCAGGAACCGCAGGAACGGCCGCGAGGGGTCGTCCACCCGGTTGAACCAGAGCCGCTGCGGGACGGACCAGAGCGGGAACGTTTCGGTCAGCCGGGCGTTGTTGAGTCCCTCGTATCCGCGGGCGTCTTCGATGCCGTACAGCGCGGACTGGTTCGGCTGCAGCGCGTTTCCGAGCCCGGCGATCCGCCAGGGAGCGTCTCCGCGCGGCAGCCGGCCGAGCTCCGGGATCGGAGGATAGAAATCGCGCGCCGAAAACGTCGGCGAGAGCCGCGGCATCGCGGCGACGCGCACGACGAGGAAGATCGCGAGGGCCGCCGGGGCGAAGATCGCGGGCCGCGGCCCCGCCGCTGACCACGCCGCGAACACCAGGAGGATTCCGCCGACCGCGAACGCCGCCGCGCGATCGAACCGCGCGGGATCGACGTGCCGCGAAACGAGCGTCGCATGGCGCCACACCGCGGCGATCACCGCCGCCCCCGCGCCCGCCGGCAGCAGGATC
Coding sequences:
- a CDS encoding YfhO family protein, yielding AALFLALVGGHPESAFHSAAVAGVWFLVEVRPGRPRAFATAAGAGLFAFALAAPAVLPILEALPQSVEARQRISAPAGKTSQAPAEAFRSAAGAVCPDAYGGWLASSSPSAPSFDSATAASIGGVGLSLAAFALLSWRREKWPLAGLSLLTLAVAVGFPGFADVVNRLPVFRLALNNRLASATAFLLAALSAIGLEQLAAASWRRAILLPAGAGAAVIAAVWRHATLVSRHVDPARFDRAAAFAVGGILLVFAAWSAAGPRPAIFAPAALAIFLVVRVAAMPRLSPTFSARDFYPPIPELGRLPRGDAPWRIAGLGNALQPNQSALYGIEDARGYEGLNNARLTETFPLWSVPQRLWFNRVDDPSRPFLRFLNARFLAADPGAPAPPGWSLFARGASLSIDENASALPRAFAPRRIRFTGGAAASIDEMERCADFSDLAWIEDPGEPTREIENGRADLRVREDGPDLLIDVDAAAPAWIVASETNWKGWRARENNTRFDIRFANHAFLGFRVPAGRHRIRLEYRPSSFRFGAALAGLAILTAAAVGIRNRLSSAAIGAD